ACAAAAAAGCTCAAGCATGAATGACCTCTGCTTGAGCTTTTTTATATGCCAGGATTAGGCTTAAATCGTTTAGCTACTCTGCCAGTAGCCTACTCTTCTAATCTATCTTCCTTTATAGGCTAGCTAACGCCTGATTAAAGTCTTCCATTAAATCATCGATATCCTCGAGCCCAACAGATATCCTAGCGGTGTGCTCTAATCGGGTTTCATGCTCGGTGCGAGTTTTCTGTTCAGGATTAATGCCTAGACCCGGGGAATAAATTAGACTTTCGAAGCCTCCCCAGCTCACGCCGATTTGAAATAGCTTCAGATTGTTCATTAGCTTTGCTACAGCAGATGGACCTCCATGTAGCTCAAAGCTGAACAAACCCGTACTCCCACTAAACTGTTTTACCGCAAGCTCATGCTGCTCATGCTGCTCCAGCAGTGGGAGATTAACTCTGCTGACTTGAGGGTGCTGGCTAAGCATAAGCGCAATTTGCATTGCGGATTCGGCATGCTGCTTCATACGTAGTCCGAATGTCTTCAGTCCACGAGTAAGCAGCCATGCCTCCAGCGGTGCTAATGTAGCCCCAAGTAATGCAATCTCATTGTTCGCTATGGCGTCGATCCGCTCTTGCGAAGCAATGACTACGCCAGCAGTCACATCACTGTGACCTGACAAATATTTGGAAGCGGAATGAATGACGATGTCAATGCCCCATTCAATGGGGCGCATAGTTGCAGGTGTTGCACAAGTGTTATCCATTACCGTTAGTAATTGATGTTCCTTGGCGATTTGGACGACAGCCGGAATATCGAACACATCCATGAAGAAGGTTGAAAACCCTTCACAATACAGCATTTTCGTATTCGGCTTAATCGCTGCTTGTACCTGGTCTAATTGTCTGAAATCCACGAAATCAGCAGTAATACCAAACTTAGGCAAGTAGTTCTGAAGCAGCTGATATGTGCCATTGTATATCGGATAGCTGCACACCACATGGTCGCCTTGGCTCAAGCAGTGAAGCAACGTAGAGGAAATCGCCGCCATTCCTGAAGTGAACAGCTTAGCCGCTTCTCCCTTTTCCAACGCCGCTAGCTTCTTCTCTGCTATCTGCTGAGTAGGATTAGAAATTCTTGAATAATAATAAGTTTCTTCCTGCCATTGCGATTGTTGGAATGCCTCATACGAATCAAATGTAAAAAGTGTATTAATAAATACGGGTGGAACAACCGCTCCTAGAAACGTTTCATCCCCATAGTGGGCAAGAATGGTCTGCATACCTGCATCCTTGGTTTTTTTGCCTAATTGCTTACTCATCTTGTCCTCTCCACCCTCTACCTCTATCTATTCAAACTTATCGAGTGTTATCCTTTAACAGCTCCGTCTGTCAGTCCATCTACAACAAAACGCTGTACAATTGCAAACATAATTAATGAAGGAACAAGCGCCATAACAGCACCAGCTGTCATTACTCCCCAGTTGACATCATAGTTCTGTACGAACATAGAAAGCCCAACAGGAATCGTCTTAAATTCATCACTGCTAATAAACATGATGGCACAGAGCAATTCATTCCAAGCTCCGATAAATGCGAATACGAAGGTAGCTACAATTCCAGGAAGCATAATCGGTAGCACGACCCGGAAGAGTGCCCGCAGCTTGCTACAGCCGTCGATTAAAGCCGCTTCCTCTAAATCTACCGGTATTCTATCGAAGAAGCTTCGCATGAGTATTAGACAGAATGGAATATTACCCACGATATAAATCATGATCAAGCCGCCTAGATTGTTCATTAAACCAATCTTGCTGAACAGAATAACGGTTGGAATCATAACCATTACACCGGGAATCATTTGGGTTAGCAATAAGCCATACACAGCCATTTGCTTCCCTCTGAATTTATAACGTGCTAGCGCGTATCCACCTAGAATCGCGAAGCAGGTTGTGAATAATCCAGTTCCTAACGACACGAGAACACTGTTTTTCAGAAAAACATCGAAATTAGAGGATTGCCATAATACTCTGTAGTTGTCTAATGTGAAATTTTTGGGCCAGTATTGAATGTCTGTAGTAAGGATATCCAGTTTCGGCTTCAAGGAAGTAATAAATAGCCAGTAGAATGGCAGAAGGACCCCGAGTAGAAACATAGTAAGTATTAATACACGAGATATCGTAATCAAGGCGCGTTGGGTTCTAATCATCAGAAATTACCCGCCTTCTCGAATTTAGTCGCCCTCATGAACAGGTAGCAGAATACGATCAACAGCGCCATGAAGAACAGACCGATTGCCGATGCTTGACCATAATCCAAAGTGGCATACGCTTTCATGAACATGTAGGAAGAAAGAATATTAGAGGAATTAGCTGGTCCTCCAGCCGTCATAATATAGATGAGATCAGCTGCGGCAAATACCCATATTGTCCGTAGTAATAAAGTAAGTACAATCGTTTGCTTAATGTAGCTGAAAGTAATATGCCAGAACTTAGACCATATCCCAGCACCATCGATAGAAGCAGCTTCGTACAAATCCTCAGGTATAGACTGCATGGCTGCAAGCAGCATGATGGCAAAGAAAGGAACTCCATACCAAATCATCGTCAGAATAACGGTGTACAGTGCTAGATTAGGATCGGATAAGAAATAGATTTTGTTCTCAATAATGCCCCATTTCATTAACAAGTCATTAACTGGACCATATTCGGCATTTAGCAACCAACGGAAGGTTAAGCCTACTACGAACGAGGATACCGCCCAAGGCAGAAATACAATCGCTTGGTAGAAGTTTCTTCCTGGGAATGGTTTTCTTAACGCCAAGGCTAAAATAAATCCTAGAACAAACTGCCCGCCTACTGTGAGTACAACCCACAGAAATGAATTGCGGAGAACCATACCGAAATTGGCGTCTTGAAAAACCGCTTTGAAGTTAGCTATCCCATTGAAGCCAATATCATTCGGAGCGGTAAGCTTATAGCTTTGAAAGGCATATAAGAAGGAGCTCAGCAAAGGGTAGATTAGGAAAATAAACAAAAGAAGAAAGCTTGGAGCTAGCATAAAGTAAGGCTCTTTTGATCTAAATCGTTTCATTAGAGGAATCCTCCTTGCCGTTCATGAATGTAAGCAGCAGGGAAAATCTCTTTTCCCTGCCCCACTTCCTGACTGGCTATTATTTCATTTGTGGCTTCGTTACATGTGGCAATGGTACTTCTGGGTTATCCTTCATATACTTCTGCTGCGCTTTCGTTAAGAAGTCACCCAGGTTTTTCAACGTTTGCTCAGCTGTCTGTTTGTTCAATAAATACTTCTGCACCTCAGCATCCATGAAGCTTTCACGGAATTCGCCTAGCTCTGGGAAATTACCCAGATCGGCAACCAAATAGCTGTCCGGATCATCCAAAGTGTCGATAAAGCCTTGCATTGGACCTTCAGCGAGCGTCTTGTCTTCATTCTTGAAGATCGGAATCATCGTCAAGGCATTGGAGTACTTCAAGTTATTTTCTGGAGAGGATAAGAACTCAATAAATTTCCAAGATTCATCCTTGTGCTTAGATTCTGCCGATACGCTGTAGCCCCAAGTTGCTGAAGCACCGATATAACGTTTGCCGTCCGCGCCTTTCGGATAAGGAATTACTGTCCAGCTATCATCCGTCATGGAAGATTTAGCTGTCGCAATAACTTCCGTTGTTTGGTTCAGGATACCTGTGACACCGGAGGTAAAGCCCTGTACCATTTCTTGATAGCCCCAGTTGATGGCATCCTTCGGTGCAAAGCCTTTCTTGTAAATATCCGTAAATCTAACAAAGGCTTCGAGCGCTTCCGGTCTCAACAACACGGACGTACCATCCTTCTCGTACGATTCGCCGCCTGTTACTGCCGTAATATAAGCGAAAATTTGGTCAAAGCCTGCACGTGATCCACGATAAGCCCATCCATAACGGTTTTTGGCAGGATCTGTTAGCTTCTCAGAAGCAGTGAACAATTCGTCCCAAGTCGTTGGAAGAGGTAGATTAGCATCTTTAAACCAATCTTTACGAACGAATAGAGCACTCGACATCAGAGCATCAGGCATGTAGTAGATCTCTTTGTACACTTTACGTTGAAGCTCTTCCATCGTGATTCCGCTTACAAAGTTAGTTAACTTGTCTTTATCCGACCAAGCATCATATCTAGTAGAGAGCGGTTCTAAGTAGCCAGCTGGAACGAATGTATTTAACCATGTAGGGTACATATTCACGACGTCAGGCATTGTTTTACTAGCCCCTTGCATCGCTAGCTTTTTGAAGGCTTGATCCCATGGCACCGTTTCCATTTTTACTCTGATGTCTGGATTTGCTTGTTCAAATGCTGCAATAACCTCGTTAAAATATTTTGTACGGTCTGGAGAAGGAGAGACGTCAACAAAGCTGATCTCCACCTTCTTATTGCTCGATCCCTTGTCCTCCCCATTCTTCGTTTCATTGGATGATGAACAAGCACTAATCGTTAACATTGCACCAACTAAAACTCCGGCTGTCACTTTCTTAAGCATGTGGTAATCCCCCTTGAAAATTTTGATTTATGAATTGGAGAAGCATACTGCGAATATTTCACTCACCTCCCTTAAAAGAAAAATCACCAAAATTTTACTATTGGATAGTTGTCTGACCAATTTGATCAAAACAATTTGGAGAAAAGCTAGTCTCCAATGCTCTTTAGATCGTTACGCATAATCTCAAAATGCTTGCTTATGAGCTTCTTCGCCTTTTTCGCATCGCCTTCTCTCATCGCTTCATAAATGAGACGGTGAAGCGGCTCAGTCTCTCTCCCGAATACATGAACATCCAATACATCAATAACACGATCCGCCCATAAGGTATCCATCTCCTTAATGGATTGAAACAATGTGAGCATTAAGCGATTGTCTGATCCTTCGTACAAGGTAAGGTGGAACAGGTAATCCTCTTGACGAGGAATTCCGCCTTTACTAATCTTGCGGTCATACTCATCAACAATTTCCCCAAGCTTATCTAAGTAGAAGGCTTGACCATTTTTAATAATCTGTTCGATTGCGTGCTTCTCCATCATTTCACGCATATCGATCATTTCAAGAATCGCCTTCTTCTCCATTGAAACCTTAAGAGTAAGGTTAGCCATTTCAGCTAATATCGTTTTTTCCGCACGCAGATACATCCCGCTGCCTGGCTTAATTTCGATTACACCATAGGATTCTAATTTCTTCATCGCTTCGCGAAAAGATGGACGGCTAATTTGAAACTGCTCGCAGAAAAACCGTTCAGTAGGCAGCCGATCTCCTTGGATGTAGCCCTTCTGCTCTATAAATTTAAGCACTTCCTCCGTTATGGATTCATGTAGCTTCTGTCTCTTTAATGATTTCAGCATCTCTATCACCCCAGATGGTAACTAGTAAGTTGTCAGACCAATTAATCGAATTGTACATTCTCCTGAAATCGCTGTCAATACAAAATAAGGATAAAATTTATGACTTGAAAGTTTGGAATGTAACCGTTATTATGATGGACATTGTGGCATATGCAATTGCAATGACACTAAAAAATACGAAAGGTGTGATGGTTATGACTAACAAATATTTAGACGGAAGACCGGAAACACATGCAACAATAGCAGCTAAAGATTACGGTATTGTTCTTAGACGTGGCAGCGAAGAGCTCGATGGCTTCGGCATTAGAGAACCCCTTATTTTCGAATCCGAAGGTACTTATTTCATGCATTACGATGCCTCTGATGACAAGACAGGCTGGAGAAATTATTTGGCAACCAGTAAGGATCTTATTAACTGGGAAAAGAAGGGTGTTATTCTTAACCTAGGGGTGGAAGGCGAGGACGATTCCAGCTGTGCTGTATATGGCGTAACTTATCTTGAAGACGGTGTGTGGCATATGTTCTATATCGGCTCCGATTACTATCGTGAGCATCCCTATGACATACCGGATTTCCCCTATGTCACTATGAAAGCAAAGTCCGACTCCCCTTACGGGCCGTGGATTAAGCAAGATATCGTTCCTTTCAGAATGAAGGAAAACACATACTACAGCACGACAGCAAGCTCTGGTGCAATCGTCAAGGCTGGAGACGAATATTTGCAATTTTTTAGTGCATCCGTATTAGATGCAAACAAGATTACGAAGCGGACTCTAGGCATCGCGCGCACTAAAGATCTAGACAAAGAATGGACGATTGATCCAGAGCCCCTCTTCCCTCTTGAGGAACAGATCGAGAACAGCACTGTTTTCTACGAGGAAGAAACCGAAACATGGTTCCTATTCACCAACCATGTAGGACTTAACGAAATTAAAGAATACACCGATGCTATATGGGTTTATTGGACTAAGGACATTCAAAACTGGGATGTTAATAACAAAGCTCTAGTACTGGACGGCAATATGTGTAGCTGGTCTAAAACAATCATTGGCGCACCTAGTGTTTTCCGACTTGGAAATAAATTAGCGCTATACTATGACGGTGTCGAAGGTGCTGGTTTTGATCATTTTTACCGGGATATCGGCCTTGCATGGCTTGACCTGCCAATCCAGCTGCCTCAGAAATAAATTTCATATGGCTTGCTCTGCATAATATGAATAATTACTGCATAAACCCCACTCTCTTATTGGTAAAACCAATCAAGAGGGCGGGGTTAGTTTGGTTTATCCTATTAAGAGATCGAATCGATTTTACTAATTCGGGGAATAATCCCTACGGGCAACTCATTTGAATTAACTACCAATTAAACAGCTCATATTCTTTTACAAAGCGAACCCCCTACTCTACCTTAACTTTGTTAAAAATTGACCCTTTCCACCCCTTTCCCAGTTTACATTACTTTTAACATGAAATTAACAGCTACCAAACAGTAGACGGATAAGATGGGCTTATGTCGCAAATCAGGTTTCTTGAATTTTGTGGACTGAGCTAAAAAATAGAAAAAAGTGGAGGTTTTCGTACGTGAAAAAGAAATTGATGCCGTTTGTCGTTTTAGCTTTAGTAGGTGGACTTATCGCTGGATGTGGATCGAACAACAATAATAGCTCCAGCAGCCCCTCGGAAAGTGCCGCAAGCCCTTCGGGGGACACAGCAGCTCCAGCCAAAAATATCAAAGAGCTTAAAATTAGCTTTGTTCCTTCCAAGGATCCGGATCAGATTATTACAGCAACCGATCCACTTAAGGACCTGTTGAAGACTCAATTGGCAGCCGAAGGCTACAATGTCGACAAGGTAAGCATAGATGTAGGTACAACTTACGAAGCAGTAGGAGAAGCGCTTATCGCAGGAACGACGGACATTGGATTTATTCCGGGCGGTACCTATGCATTGTACGATGACGGCGCGGACGTAATTCTGACAGCTACCCGTTCGGCTTTGTCGAATGATTCTGACAATGCCAAGGATTGGAACGACAACAAGCCTACGGATCCGACAAAAGAACAAGCGACTTATTACCGTTCATTGTTCATCGCCGGTCCTTCCAAGAAAGGCCAAGAGTTGGCCAGTAAAGTGAACAAAGGCGAGAAACTGACTTGGGACGAGCTAAACAGCGCCAACTGGGCTGTTATGTCGACCTCATCGTCTGCCGGCTATATCTATCCGACTTTATGGTTGCAAAACAATTACAGCAAGAGCATCACAGATTTGTCCCACGTGGTAACATCTGATTCTTACGGCAGTTCGTTTGCCCGTCTTGCTGCTGGCCAAGCTGACGTCATTGTCGCTTACGCAGATGCAAGAAGAGACTATGTTGACAAGTGGACGGCCGACTTCGGACAAAAAGCTTCGATCTGGGATGAGACGAATGTAATTGGTGTTACGCAAGGTATTTACAACGATACGATCAGTGTCAGCAAGAAATCTTCTCAGATAACGGATGAATTCAAAAAGGCGCTTCAAGATGCTTTCATTGCTATCGCTCAAACGGAGGAAGGCAAAAAGGTCATCGCGATCTACAGCCATGAAGGCTACAAAGTTGCCCAATCCTCTGACTACGACGGCGAGAGAGAAGCTCAGAAGCTGATCAAGAGTATGAAGAAGTAAATCGCAATCCCTATTAAATGGGTACTTTCCTTTCAAAGATGAGAGCATCATCTCCAAATGATGCTCTCATCTTTTCCTAAACTACAGGATCGGGGTATTACCATGATTGAGTTTATCGATGTACAAAAGACATATCCGAATGGCACAGTCGCCTTGCAAAATATTAATCTAAAAATAGCTCAGGGAGAATTTGTAGCAGTCATCGGTCTATCCGGTGCGGGCAAGTCAACGCTGATTCGTTGCATTAATCGGATGCATGATATTACCGGTGGGCAATTAAACGTAGATGACGTAGATGTAGCCAAGCTCAAGGGCAAGCAAGTTCGCCGCTTCCGCAGACGAATCGGGATGATCTTCCAATCCTTCAACCTGGTGACGAGGACTACAGTTATTAAGAATGTTCTTGTCTCCTTTGTGCCGGATCTTCCCGTATGGCGCAAGCTGACTGGAATCTTCACTAAGGAGCACAAGATCCAAGCTCTGGAAGCACTAGATAAGGTGGGCATCCTAGACAAAGCATTCATTCGCGTGGACCAGCTGTCGGGTGGGCAACAGCAGCGGGTAGCCTTGGCGCGTACGCTTGCCCAAAACCCCGCCATTATCCTAGCGGATGAGCCGATTGCTTCACTCGATCCTCTCACTGCTAAGCTGGTCATGGATGACTTCAAGAGAATCAATAAAGAGATGAACATCTCCGTTATCATGAATATTCACCATGTGGAAATAGCTTTGGAATATGCTGATCGCATCATTGGGATAAGTAAAGGAGCAGTCGTCTTTGACGGAAAGTCTGCCAAGGTAACCAAAGAAATCCTAGACGCTATTTACGCCGGCAAAGCGAACGAAATGAAATCCTCGTCGGAGGAGTCCTCGGCCCATGTATGATAAAATTTTCCCGCCCAAAAAAATTATGCTGCCCGGCGGCAAGATTGTTCTTGAGAAGCGGACTAGAATGCCGCTTATTATACTTGTACTAATTACTGCGACTATTCTATCCGTGAACATAACGGAATTTAATCTCCACAAACTTATTACGAGAATTGGCAAGTTCTTCGGCATTCTTGGGGATATGATCCCTCCGGAATGGAGCTATTTGTCCAGCTTGTGGCCCGCATTAGTTGCCACCCTGCAGATGTCGCTGCTCGGCTCGATGATCGGGGCACTGCTAGCTCTCCCGTTCGCTATTTTGGCTTCTGCGAATATTATTCGCAGCAGAACAATTGTGACTATCTTTAGAGTAATTCTCAGTCTATTGAGGACACTTCCTACGCTTGTGACGGCTTTGATTGCTACCTTTGTTTTTGGCTTGGGTCCAACCGCTGGAGTTGTCGCTATACTGCTCTTTACTCTCTCGTATGTTGGTAAGCTACTGTATGAACAAATCGAGAACGCCGATATGAGACCCTTCGAGGCAATGGAATCGATCGGCATGACCCGGCTTCAAGCGTTTCGCTATGCCATTATGCCGCAAGTGCTGCCGGGATATTTGTCCACCTCCTTGTTCTGCTTCGAAGGTAATGTCCGTTATGCGGCCATTCTGGGTTATGTAGGAGCTGGGGGCGTAGGACTCCTTATCAATGAAAATATCGGCTGGCGCGATTATCCGAACGTGGGGATGATTATCTTGGCGTTGGTCGTAGTCGTATATCTGATCGAGATGGTTAGTGAGCACTTCAGAAAAAAGTTAATTTAAGGAGTAGTTGGCGCTATGACGACAGTACTGAAGCAATTACATGCTTCGCCACGTAACCACCGTTATATCCTGACTGTTACGGTGATCATCCTCATCCTCTTTGTCTGGTCATTGGCCTCTGTAAATCTCCAGGATATGAATCAGAGCGGGTTCAAGATTGCACTTAATATCCTGAAAGGGATCACACATCCCGATCTCGATTTGCTATTCAATGTATCCAAGCAAAGCATTCTATACCTGCTAGTTCAAACCGCTGCAATTGCTTTCCTGGGTACGATTGTCGGTGCGATTTTATCTATCCCACTCGCCTTTTTAGCAGCTTCCAACATTGTTCCCAAGCCGATCTCCTGGCTTACGCGGCTTCTGCTAATCGTAATCCGGACGATTCCGGCTCTGGTCTATGGGTTGATGTTTATCCGAGTATCGGGTCCGGGACCCTTCGCAGGGGTGCTGACAGTCGGTTTAACCTCCATCGGCATGCTCGCCAAATTGTATGTGGATGCGATTGAAGAATTGGACACGCGGGTGCTGGAGTCGATGACTTCCATCGGCTGTTCTACACTTGAGAAGATTCGTTATGGCATTTTTCCACAGTTGTTATCGATATTCCTGTCGGTCACCATCTATCGCTTCGATATGAATATGCGCGAGGCTTCGATCCTGGGCCTTGTTGGTGCCGGAGGAATCGGAGCCCCGCTGATCTTCGCTATGAACGGGTACAAGTGGAGTCAGGTCGGATCCATCCTGATCGGATTGGTTATTCTCATCTTGATCATTGAATGGATGTCCAATCGAATTCGTGCCAAACTAATAAACGGTTAAAAGCTCACTTCATATTTTAATAAACGACCTTCCAGTTATGGTCACATGAGGCGCGGATAATTCCGCGCCTCATAATATGATCGGCCAGAATTTCCGTCATGTCCGTAGGAATCTCCCGTACGACAGGCTTGTCCTTGATCATATCGAAGTTGCCCCCGCCACCTGCGCGATAGCTGTTCATGACAACCTCATAAGCCCCATCTGGGTTTAGAGGCTCGCCATGCCGTAGCAGCTTGACGACCCGCTGTCCCTCAGGCTTTAAGATATCAAGCTCATATTCGATCCCTTCCCACATATCGTAATTAAAGTGCTGCGGCTTCGGCCACAGGTAAGATTCGGACACCCGCAAGCTGCCCGTCTGTTCCTCAATCACGAAGTATCGGGCATTCTGCTCAAGCGCTTCGCGGATGTCGCGGCCGCTTAGGAGCACGACCTTAAGCGTGTTGGGATATATGTAGTTGGATACTACGTCACGCATCGTGATCCGTTGCTCGAACCCTCTGGCCTCATTAGTAAAAATAGCTGCGCACGAAATCTCTGTCCCCGTTACTTCCATTTGCACGCGATTGACGAATTCCGTGAAGGCATGATCTGTCTGTCGCGCCGCGAACGGGTCCTTTATCGACAGATCGCCCTCCGCCGTACCGATCGGCTGATCCAGCCATTCCTGAGTCCTCCGTTCGTCCTCGATAAACAGAGCGAAGAAGTCCTCATCCGCCGTTACGGAATCATCCACATGAATCAATTCGGCCATCTTGCGCCCAATTTCCCATCCACCGTCCGCCTTTTGCTCGAATACAAGTTGAATTTTGGCGATTGCCTGTCCTGCGCTGCCAGGCTGCGCGAACGCTATGCCATTCAGTTCACCAGCAAGCAGTCGATGCTGGTGTCCCGTCAGCAAGGCATCGATGCCTTCCAGACGACTGCACATCTCATAGCCCTGATTTTCCCCGGTCAGTGGTTCGGTCGCCTCCCCAGTAGCCGGGTCCCGCTCGAATCCACCGTGATAGCAAACGACGACCGCATCCGGATTCTCAGTTTCGCGGATAAGCTTGACCCAGTGTTGTGTCGTTGCCAGTGCATCCTCAAAGGCTAGACCTTGAATATTAGATGGATCCTCCCAGTTCGGGATATAGTGTGTCGTGACGCCGAGCACGGCAATTCGAATACCAGCAGGCATCTCGAATATCCGGTAAGGCTGTCCGAACGCCGGCTGTCCGTCAGCTTTATTCACGATATTGGCGGATAACCAAGGGCAGGAGGACTCCTCGGTTGCCTTATTCAACAGCTCCAATCCGTAATTGAATTCATGATTGCCAAGAACGGCTACATCATAGCGAAGGACGTTAAGAGCTCTAGCAGCAGGATGGATACCGCTTCGGTCATTTTTGGCATAGTGGTACATAAAAGGCGTGCCTTGTAAAATGTCTCCGTTGTCGATTAGCAGAAGCGCCGGGTTCTCACTTCTCTCCCTGCGAATGATGTTAGACAGCTTCGCAAGCCCGAGTGGCTTGTCTTCAGGCCCCCGATAATCAGTCGGAAAGAAATGTCCATGCAAATCGCTTGTTCCAAGCAGAGTAACTGTGACTGTGTTTTGAGAGTTCAATCTGGTTCTTCCTCCTATCCAATACTCGCCTTTACTACTGGTTATGGCTCTTTCAAGACTATTTTATACTGAAAGGATAAAATCCCCTATATACTATACTGATTTTGGAAAAGAAAATCATAGGTTTCGTCTCTGTTACTCAGGTTTTCAT
This portion of the Cohnella abietis genome encodes:
- the phnE gene encoding phosphonate ABC transporter, permease protein PhnE; the encoded protein is MYDKIFPPKKIMLPGGKIVLEKRTRMPLIILVLITATILSVNITEFNLHKLITRIGKFFGILGDMIPPEWSYLSSLWPALVATLQMSLLGSMIGALLALPFAILASANIIRSRTIVTIFRVILSLLRTLPTLVTALIATFVFGLGPTAGVVAILLFTLSYVGKLLYEQIENADMRPFEAMESIGMTRLQAFRYAIMPQVLPGYLSTSLFCFEGNVRYAAILGYVGAGGVGLLINENIGWRDYPNVGMIILALVVVVYLIEMVSEHFRKKLI
- the phnE gene encoding phosphonate ABC transporter, permease protein PhnE, with the translated sequence MTTVLKQLHASPRNHRYILTVTVIILILFVWSLASVNLQDMNQSGFKIALNILKGITHPDLDLLFNVSKQSILYLLVQTAAIAFLGTIVGAILSIPLAFLAASNIVPKPISWLTRLLLIVIRTIPALVYGLMFIRVSGPGPFAGVLTVGLTSIGMLAKLYVDAIEELDTRVLESMTSIGCSTLEKIRYGIFPQLLSIFLSVTIYRFDMNMREASILGLVGAGGIGAPLIFAMNGYKWSQVGSILIGLVILILIIEWMSNRIRAKLING
- a CDS encoding bifunctional metallophosphatase/5'-nucleotidase; translation: MNSQNTVTVTLLGTSDLHGHFFPTDYRGPEDKPLGLAKLSNIIRRERSENPALLLIDNGDILQGTPFMYHYAKNDRSGIHPAARALNVLRYDVAVLGNHEFNYGLELLNKATEESSCPWLSANIVNKADGQPAFGQPYRIFEMPAGIRIAVLGVTTHYIPNWEDPSNIQGLAFEDALATTQHWVKLIRETENPDAVVVCYHGGFERDPATGEATEPLTGENQGYEMCSRLEGIDALLTGHQHRLLAGELNGIAFAQPGSAGQAIAKIQLVFEQKADGGWEIGRKMAELIHVDDSVTADEDFFALFIEDERRTQEWLDQPIGTAEGDLSIKDPFAARQTDHAFTEFVNRVQMEVTGTEISCAAIFTNEARGFEQRITMRDVVSNYIYPNTLKVVLLSGRDIREALEQNARYFVIEEQTGSLRVSESYLWPKPQHFNYDMWEGIEYELDILKPEGQRVVKLLRHGEPLNPDGAYEVVMNSYRAGGGGNFDMIKDKPVVREIPTDMTEILADHIMRRGIIRASCDHNWKVVY